Within Mytilus edulis chromosome 10, xbMytEdul2.2, whole genome shotgun sequence, the genomic segment GTAATCAGACGCATTATGGGGCGAGATGTGCTTTTTCAAACATTCGATTGACATtgattatttgtttacaaaattttgcggGAAGTGAAAAGTATactttcctgaataaaaaaaatgaagttggCTGTTTATAATGACGTTTTGAATATAATGCAGGAATACAACACTCGTGAATGCTTTAGACTGATACAGGAAAAATATCCCGATTTGTCAATCAATACTTTAGGCAGCAtcttttctcaaaattaccagAAAAAGATGAAGAAGACCCATCATATTCACTACAACCCAGAAAAAATGAATGAGTACTTTCAGCGATACAATTCGACTATCAAGAAAAGAGAGAAACATGTGTTACTAAGACTGGCAGATGAAATTGACCTTTCACCTGCACTCCTTGCAAGAATTATACTAGAAAGATACTTGTCACAAAGTGAGTATGCTGGAGAAACTGCTCCAAAGCCTAGAGTCACTCAAATGATGCGAGACCCTTCATTAATAACGAATTCAGTTCTGTCGACAGAAGTTCAAGAATGTATTTTAAGTGATGATCACTATGGTCCTATAGTAGATAGCATCAAACATGGAATTGGACAGGAATATGAATTTAAACTTACAAAAAAGCTAGACACTTTAGGATATGCTTATTTACACGAAGATCATATGCGTGCAAGGGGATATGACAAGACTCCTGATGTTAAACTTGAAGTGCCAATTAGTGTTGATGGCTATATTGTGAACTGGATTGAAAGTAAAGCTTCTTTTGGTGATGAATTTAGTAATAGAAATTATCTAAAAGACCAGTTTTGGAGTTACTGGAATAGGTTTGGACCAGGAATGGTTATCTACTGGTTTGGCTTCATTGAAGAATTAGATGTACATCGAGACAAAGGGATCATATTGAGAGATAGTTTTCCtgataatattgtttgtttgaatCCAATGGCAAAAGTTaaataatatgataaaaagtttataaatagttgtattttttcagtttttaccTACAGTGTTCACGACATGATCAATGcattgtatatacatttacacttgtacatgtacatgaacctTGTAATTTGTAGTTTGAACATTTTTAGTGCAaacatttatcacataaaatataaaataagaaacgatattgatgtggtatgattgacattgacaatgagacaattctcaaccAATTCTGTGATGTTCTCCTCAACTTTGCCACATTTAATACATGCACTTGTCCAAATCCATGAAATCAGGAACCTTGTACATGTAGgagtttgaaaattgtattttgtgatttcatgagtttttttttatcatttgaataaCATGTaattgaatatgcatgaaataagcatgaaatatgtgccactggatgTTATGCAAGCAATCATCAACGAACTCAATGAGTATTGAGCATCATCACTTGTCATACTAGTTAACTTTTAAAGAAATCTTTTCCCCTGAAACCCATTGGCCAATTtcaacacaagagtgcacacactgaaatgtctagCCTTCTTTAATGTCATTGATTTGATGATGATAGttctaatttaaatataaatctttactacaagtatcacataaacctGATCgaagaaaatggggtcaaggtcagaaaAACACATGAGAATACAATTACATGTACACCTGACACTTGTGCaatacaccaaacatagttgacctattgcttatagttccTAAGActtaacaaagaaaactaaacattgaccaatgaaccataaaaatgagatcAAATTCAGATAAACcgtgccagacagacatgtacaccttaagatcaatctatgcattaaaaatagttgacctattgcttatagtatctaagaaaaaacttaacattgaccaatgaaccttgaaaatgaggtcaaggtaagatgatacctgccagacagacatatccATCTTTCAGGCCTTTCATACATTGTCATACAACAAATAAACCCtgaagggtgactggggtatagaaatatggtcacttggtcttcacTGGCAGTAAAATGCTTGCttaagtggggcgtccgtttggctgtgtgggatgtatcaagttcgcagtcacgtccggtcagaagggggacgctaaattcgatgcctcgtgtaaagagagggccacgctctttgcacgttaagaacctttgcaacaactctttgatgggtccgtaggtggcctgttgcaaggcaaaatttctgtccctatccaatataccctcattttccagtggcagtccaaatttctccaaCCATCATCCTAGATTGcttctattacaacaacctacctattgtatttattgtgaacttgttctcgtcctgaatatgcatgaaatatttgccactggatgttaagcaaccaacaatcaatcaatcatacaacaaatatagttgacctataattacttaaaatttaagaaaaacagac encodes:
- the LOC139493499 gene encoding CDAN1-interacting nuclease 1-like encodes the protein MKLAVYNDVLNIMQEYNTRECFRLIQEKYPDLSINTLGSIFSQNYQKKMKKTHHIHYNPEKMNEYFQRYNSTIKKREKHVLLRLADEIDLSPALLARIILERYLSQSEYAGETAPKPRVTQMMRDPSLITNSVLSTEVQECILSDDHYGPIVDSIKHGIGQEYEFKLTKKLDTLGYAYLHEDHMRARGYDKTPDVKLEVPISVDGYIVNWIESKASFGDEFSNRNYLKDQFWSYWNRFGPGMVIYWFGFIEELDVHRDKGIILRDSFPDNIVCLNPMAKVK